The Herbiconiux sp. SALV-R1 nucleotide sequence AGTTGACGGCGTGCCTCGACACCCTGCCCCGCGCATCCGTCGTCGGACGATCGGCCGACCCCTCCGGCGAGGGCACCAGCCAGGCCACCCTCGACTCCGCCGCATCGCGCCCCGACCGCACTCCCGCCATCCGCGTGTCGGGCCTCACCGTCTCGCGGGGGCGCACCGACATCGTGCACGGCGTCGACCTCGAGATCGACCGGGGCGAGTTCGTGGCGTTCGTCGGGGTGAACGGTGCGGGCAAGACCACGCTGCTCCAGGCGATCGCCGGTGTCACGCCGCCGCCGCGGGGCCGCATCGAGGTGCTCTCGCTCGACCCCTCACGAGCGGATGCGCGTGAGCTCGCCCGCACGATCGGCTTCGTCTTCCAGAACCCCGAGCACCAGTTCATCACGACCTCCGTGGCCGACGAGCTCGCCCACGCGCTCGAGCTGCAGCGGCTCGGCCGCGCCGAGATCGACGAGCGCGTCGACCGGATGCTCGACCGCTTCGGCCTCGCACAGCTGCGCGACGAGCATCCGTTCCTCCTCTCCGGCGGGCAGAAGCGCCGGCTCTCGGTGGGCACGGCGCTGATCGCGGGAGCGCCCGTGCTGGCACTCGACGAACCGACCTTCGGGCAGGACAGGGCGCGGGCCACCGAGCTCCTCACGGTGCTCGACGACCTGAACCGCGCGGGCACCACCGTGCTCGTCGTCACCCACGATCTGCAGCTGGTCGCCGACCACGCCGACCGTGTCGTGGTGATGGCGGAGGGGCGCATCGTGGCGCAGGGTGCGACGGGCGAGGTGTTCACCTCCGGGGCCTTGGAGGCGGCCGGGCTGCAGGCTCCGCCGCTCGTGAGAGCCCTGCGGGCGACGACGGATGCGCGCTGGCACCGCTTCTCCCGGCTCGCCGATCTCGGGGCGGGGGTGCGATCGTGAGTGCGGCCGCCGACCCCTACTCCGCCGCCGTCGACCACGGGGCCCTGCGCTTCCTGCACCGGCTCAACCCGCTCGCGAAGATCGCCGCCGCACTCCCCGGCATGGTGGTGCTGATCGTCACGCGCGACCTCGCCGTGGCCCTCGCGCTGATCGGGCTGGCGCTCGTGCTGATCGTCGTGGGCGCGCGCCTGTCGGGGCGCATCCTGGTGCTGCTGTTCCTGGTGCTGCCCGCCGTCGCCGCGGTGCTGACGGTGAGCTTCGGGCTGTGGGCCGATCGGGAACGAGCCGAGGGGTCGATGGTGCTCGTCTCGGTGGGCGGGTTCGACCTCACCCTGGGCGCCTTGGCCGTGGGCGCCACGACGGCCTCGCGGCTCGTCGGCATCGTGCTGCTGTCGCTGATCGCGGGGCTGACGACGACCGGGCCCGACCTCGTGCGTGCTCTCGTGCAGCAGCTGCGCGTGCCCTACCGGGTGGGCTACACCGCTCTCGCGGCGTACCGCTTCGTGCCGAGGTTCGGTCACGAGCTCGAGCTCATCCGGCAGGCCCACCGGGTGCGCGGCATGGCGCGCGGACGCGGGCCGCTCGCGGCGGCGAGGCGCTGGATCGGCTACGTGGTGCCGCTCTTGGCGGGAGGAATCCGGCACGCCGAGCGGGTGGCGCTCGCCATGGACTCGCGGGCCTTCGGCGCCCACCCCACCCGCACCGAGCGCTACCCGGTGCCGTTCCGGGCACAGGACGTGGTGTTCGTGGTGCTGTTCTGGGCGGCGACCGCGGCGGTCGTGGCGGTCGTGGTGGCGTCGGGCCTCGGTTCCGGGGCTTAGACGCGGTTCCGGGGCCTAGACGCGTCCGCGCGACGGCAGCGAGACCACGAGCACCGCCACGACGACGAGCACGGCGGCGATCGGGGTGGTCCAGTCGACGCCGTGGCCGGAGCCGGGGGCGATGAGGTCGATGGCGATCGAGCCGAGCAGCTGGCCCGAGATCGAGCACAGGCTGAGCAGCAGCACGCCGGTGGTGCGCACAGCGGTGGAGAGCCCGAAGATGAACGCGACGCCGAGCGGGCCGCCGAGGTACAGCCACCACTCGGTCGGCAGCGAGGCGGGCAACCCACCCGAAAGGCCCGCGTGCACCAGAGCGATGAGCACGAGCACGGCGGTGCCGGCGCAGAAGTTGAACAGGGTGGAGCTCACGGCCGAGCCCGCCGCGGCGGCGACCCGCCCGTTCACGGCCTGCTGCACCGCCTGCACGCTTCCCGCAATGAACGGGAGCAGGAGCATCCACACCGGGATCTGCGGGTCGATGTGCGCCACCACCGACCACACGACGACGGCGAAGGCGATGCCGGCGCCGAGCACCCGGCGAGGCGTCAGGTAGCGACGGCCACCGGGCCCGATGCCGACGCGGTCGACGACGAGGCCCGAGATGGTCTGGCCGCCGATGAAGGCGATGGTGAACAGCGAGACGCCGACGAGCGCCGAGGCGAGCCCCTGCGACAGCACGAAGACCGCCCCGCCGATGCCGCCGAGCAGCATCCACGCCGGAAGTCTGCGCTCGCGCACGTCGCGCAGCGCGGAGCGCGCGCCGTGCCGCGCGCTGGGCGTGAACGCCACGATGACCACCACGATCACGAGGCCGATGCCGAAGCTGATCGCCGCCGCCGTGTACCCGTCGCCGAGGCGCTTGCCGAACTCGCCGTTCACGCGCGACTGCGTCGCCATGAGCACGCCGCAGACGACGGCGACGGCGATCGCCAGCCACAGCGGCAGGCGGCTCGCGCGCGGCGCGCCGGCGACGGGTGCTGTCACTCCGGTCAGTTCTCCTGCGTCGTGTCGGCGGCGAGCTCGCTCACCAGCGGGTCGCCGGGCACCACGGTGACCATCTCGGCCTCGATCTCGGCGCGGCCGAGCAGTTCCTGCATCCGTCGACCGCGGCTGCGGCCGATGAGGGTGACGACCGTGCCCTTCTTGCCGGCACGACCGGTGCGGCCCGCGCGGTGCAGGTACGTCTTGTACTCGTCGGGCGCGTCGGCCTGGATGACCAGGTCGATGTCGTCGACGTGGATGCCGCGTGCCGCGACGTCGGTGGCCACCAGCACGTTCACCCGGCCGCTCGTGAGCAGCTGCAGGTTGCGGGTGCGTCGCGACTGGTTGAGGTCGCCGTGCAGGCTCGTGGCCGGGAACCCGGCGTCTTCGAGCTGCTCGGCGAGCGTCTCGGCGTAGGCACGGGTGCGGGCGAAGATGAGCGTCTTGCCCTCGCGGTCGGCGAGCTGCTCGATGACGGCGCCCTTGTCGCGGTGGTCGACGATGAGCACGCGGTGGTCGATGGTCGACGAGGCCTGGTCTTCGCCGGCGACCTCGTGCACGGAGGGGTCGACGAGGAACTCGTTCACGAGCGCCGCGACACCCTTGTCGAGGGTCGCCGAGAACAGCAGCTTCTGACCGCCGTCTTTCGTGCGACGCAGGATGCGCTGCACCGGCTCGAGGAAGCCCAGGTCGCACATGTGGTCGGCCTCGTCGAGCACGGTGACCGTGACCTCGGAGAGGTCGAGCCGACGCTGCGCGATGAGGTCCTCGATGCGACCGGGAGTGCCGATGACGATGTCGACACCGCGCTGCAGAGCGCCCACCTGGCGGTGCTGAGGCACGCCGCCGTAGATCTGGGTGGTGAACAGGCCGACCGAGCGGGCGATGGGCTGCACGGTGCGGTCGATCTGCAGGGCGAGCTCGCGGGTGGGGGCGAGGATGAGCGCGCGGGGCTTGCGGCCCGGCTTGCGGTTGGCGCCGCCGCCGTTCTCCATCAGGCGCTCGACCAGGGGGGCGCCGAAGGCGATGGTCTTGCCGCTGCCGGTGCGGCCACGGCCGAGCACGTCTTTCGCGGCGAGCACGTCGGGAATGGTGGCGGCCTGGATGGGGAAGGGCCGCTCGGCGCCGAGCTCGGCGAGCGCGCGGGTGATGTTGCCACCGAGACCGAGGTCGGCGAAGGTCACGCCCTCGACGTCGGAGGCCGTCGTGGCCTGCGCCTCGAGGCGCTCAAGCACCACGTCGTCGTCGTGGAACGCGGGGGCGGGCCTGGCGTCGCGCGAGGGGTAGAAGGAGGAGTCGCGGGTGCCGCGCGCGTCGCGGTCGCGCTCGAAGCCGCGGCTGGCGGTGCCGCGGGAGTCGCGGGAGGTCCGGTCGTCGCGAGCGGGGCGGTCGTCGCGGGCAGGTCGGTCGTCGCGGCGCTCGAAGCCACCGGTGCGGGGGCCGGAGCGGTTGAACCCGTTCTCACGGCTGGGCTTCTCGTAACGGGGACGGTCGTCGCGCGAGAACCGGTCATCGCGCGCCGGACGGTCGTCACGCGAGAAGCGGTCGCGCTCACCACGCGCCGGACGGTCGTCACGAGCCGGACGGTCATCACGCGAGAACCGGTCGTTGCGCGCGGGACGGTCATCACGCGAGAACCGGCCATCGCGCGCCGGGCGCTCGTCGCGGGAGAACCGGTCGTTGCGAGCCGGACGGTCATCGCGCGAGAACCGGTCGCGCTCTCCACGCACCGGACGGTCGTCACGGGAGAACCGGTCACGCTCGCCGCGCACCGGACGGTCGTCACGGGAGAACCGGTCGCGCTCTCCGCGCACCGGACGGTCGTCACGGGAGAACCGGTCACGCTCGCCGCGCACCGGACGGTCGTCACGAGCCGGACGGTCATCGCGCGAGAAACGGTCGCGGTCACCCCGCGCGGGGCGGTCGTCGCGCGAGAAGCGGTCGCGCTCGCCGCGCGAGCTCGACGCCGCACCACGGGCGGCGCGCTCGTCGGCGTTCCAGCGGGCCTTGCGGGGCTCCTCCTCGACGGGGCGGTAGCCGCGGTGGCCGGGGCTCCGGCTGCCGGCCTTGACGCCGCTCTTGGCGGGGCGGGGGTCGTAGTTCTTGGCGGGCTTGAAGCCGCCCGACTTGTGCGATTTGGGCATGATTCTTTCCGGGTTATCTCGTGATGCGCACACCCCAGCGCAGGCTGGTAGTGCTTTCGTGAACCCGGCATCTGTGCTCCGGGGCCGTGTCGTACGCGACATTCACCAGTGACCAGCGCAACAGCGCACTGACTGGGAAACCGGCCCACCAGACTGACAAACCCTCCGCGATGCAACTCGCGGCGTCCAGAGCCGACTGACCTACGTTACACGACCGAGCATCCGAAGTCGACGGATGCGCCGCATCCGTCTCTCACGACGCCCTGAGCCGTCGACCTCAGATGTCGTCGCGCAGCAGCGACCTGCTGAGCAGCGGGGGCGCGGCGATCACCGAGCCCAGCGAGCTCGCCCCGTCGGGGCTCGCCCGCCAGGCCCGGTAGTCGTCGTCGGCCTCGAGCGACTCCCAGGTCTCGACGACCACGATGTGGGCGGGATCGTCGACGTCGACCGCCACCTCCACCCCGAGGCATCCGGGCCGTGCGCGGGTGTCGTTCAACGTGTCGCGCAGAACGTCGTCGGCCGAGCCGACGAGCTCGGGCTTGAGCCGGAGTTCGAGCACTGAGATGACCGTCATGCACCCAGCCTAGGCACTCGCCCGAGCTGCCGACAGGGCTCAGCCCGCGATGCGGATGAGCTTCTTGTTCACGAACTCCTCGAGCGCGAAGCGGCCCATCTCACGGCCCGAACCGGAGCGCTTCACGCCACCGAACGGGAGTTCCGCGGCGTCGCCGAGCACGAGGTTGATCCACACCATGCCGGCGTCGATCGCGTCGGCGACCCGCAGCGCCTGCTCCTGGTCGGTGGTGTAGACGTAGGAGCCCAGACCGAACGGGGTGTCGTTCGCGAGCTTCACCGCCTCCTCCTCGGAGCGCACCCGGTAGAGCGCGGCGACCGGGCCGAAGAACTCCTCGCGGTAGGCGTCCATCTCGGGGGTGACGTCGGCGAGCACCGTGGGGCCGAAGTAGTTGCCCGAGCGCGAGCCCGCCGCCAGCACGGTGGCGCCCTGCTCGACGGCGCGGTCGACCTGCTCCCCCAGCCGTTCCGCGGCTGCCGACGACGACAGCGGGCCGAGCTCGGTGCCGTCGGCCATCGGGGGCGCCGGCTGCACGGCCGTGAAGACCTCGGTGAACTTCTTCGCGAACTCCTCGTACAGTCCGTCGATCACGACGAAGCGCTTGGCGGCGTTGCACGACTGGCCGTTGTTGTCGAGGCGGGCGTTCACCGCATCCTGAACCGTTGCATCGAGGTCGTCGGTGGAGAGCAGGATGAACGGGTCTGAGCCGCCCATCTCGAGCACGACCTTCTTGAGGTGCTTTCCGGCGAGCTCGGCGACGGCGGCACCCGCCCGCTCGGAGCCCGTCACCGACACACCCTGCACGCGCGGGTCGGCGATGACCTCGGCGATCTGCTCGTTGCTGGCGAAGATGTTCACGTAGACGCCCGCGGGTGCGCCGAGCTCGCTCGCGGCCTGCTCGAAGATCTCCTGCATGGCGACAGCCGACTCGGGGCACTGCGGGGCGTGCTTCAGCAGGATGGTGTTGCCGGCGACGATGTTCGGCCCCGCGAAACGCGCCACCTGGTAGTAGGGGAAGTTCCACGGCATGATGCCGAGCAGCACGCCGATGCCCGCCCGGCGCACGAAGGCCGAGCCGGTGCCGTCGGAGAGCTCGATGGGCTCGTCGGCGAGGAAGGTCTCGCCGTTGTCGACGTAGTACTGGTAGATGGCGGCGGCGAAGTCGACCTCGCCGAGCGCCTGCTCGAGCGGCTTGCCCATCTCGCGCACGGCGATCTCGGCGAGCGCCTCGCGACGCTCGGTGTGCAGCTCGGCGACTCGGGCGATGAGCTTGGCGCGGTCGGCCACCGGCACCCGGCGCGACCAGCCCTCGAAGGCCTCCGAGGCGGAGGCGACTGCGGCCTGCAGCTCTCCGTCGGTGATGGTGGGGTACTCGCTCAGGGTCTCGCCGGTGGCGGGGTCGACGACGGCGTAGAGGCTGCTCATGCGGTTGCTCCTTCGATGACGGTGGATGCGGCGGTGTCGGTGGCGGTGTCGGTACGGTCGGAGGCGGTGCTGGCGGAGCCGGAAGCGGCTGCGCTGTTGCTGTCGGCCGCGTCGCCGCCCTTCAGCGACTCCACGACCTCGGCGGCGAGCCGGCGGCCCACCCTGATGGCGCCGTCGACGTGCTGGTAGCCCTCGGGCGCGAGGTCGCTCGACCCGAAGCGGAGCGGCCCCACCGGTTCGAGCTGCAGTGCCCCGTACCGGGTGAGTCCACCCAGATCGAAGCTAGCCGCGTAGGCGCCCTGGGTCCACTCCTCGGCGGCCCAGTCGCTCTCGTAGTAGACGACGGGCTCGAGCGCCTGCGGGCCGTAGTACGCGGCGAGCGACTCGAGGATGCGGCGCTTGCGCTCCTCTGCCGGCAGCCGGAACACGTCGTCGGCCTTCTTGTCGGAGACGAAGCCCACGAGGGTGCCGCGGCTCTCGCCGTGGTTGCTGTTGTCGTAGGCCTCGTGCACCAGCTGGTAGGGGCTGAAGGCGGTCGCCGAGAGACCCGCCTCGCGCCAGAACGGCGTCTCGT carries:
- a CDS encoding putative quinol monooxygenase; the encoded protein is MTVISVLELRLKPELVGSADDVLRDTLNDTRARPGCLGVEVAVDVDDPAHIVVVETWESLEADDDYRAWRASPDGASSLGSVIAAPPLLSRSLLRDDI
- a CDS encoding NAD-dependent succinate-semialdehyde dehydrogenase, producing MSSLYAVVDPATGETLSEYPTITDGELQAAVASASEAFEGWSRRVPVADRAKLIARVAELHTERREALAEIAVREMGKPLEQALGEVDFAAAIYQYYVDNGETFLADEPIELSDGTGSAFVRRAGIGVLLGIMPWNFPYYQVARFAGPNIVAGNTILLKHAPQCPESAVAMQEIFEQAASELGAPAGVYVNIFASNEQIAEVIADPRVQGVSVTGSERAGAAVAELAGKHLKKVVLEMGGSDPFILLSTDDLDATVQDAVNARLDNNGQSCNAAKRFVVIDGLYEEFAKKFTEVFTAVQPAPPMADGTELGPLSSSAAAERLGEQVDRAVEQGATVLAAGSRSGNYFGPTVLADVTPEMDAYREEFFGPVAALYRVRSEEEAVKLANDTPFGLGSYVYTTDQEQALRVADAIDAGMVWINLVLGDAAELPFGGVKRSGSGREMGRFALEEFVNKKLIRIAG
- a CDS encoding ABC transporter ATP-binding protein, whose translation is MNPRPPAVRVIDVNVRHEGSETPTPAGLSFDVHPGEVVLILGPSGSGKSTLALTLNGLIPHSFPAELEGTVEVAGVATRDTDVARLSEQVSMVFQDPDSQIVTGTVLDEVCFGPENLLLPVGEVLQRAETALRQVGLWERRGENPDRLSGGGRQRLALACALALRAPVIVLDEPTANLDPRGIDEVYAVLGGLVRGGDHALVLVEHNLDAAIELVDRVVVLDRAGRLAFDGPAAEVLRGNVDELLALGVWLPTALLAGLRLRAAGEPIGELPLTPAQLTACLDTLPRASVVGRSADPSGEGTSQATLDSAASRPDRTPAIRVSGLTVSRGRTDIVHGVDLEIDRGEFVAFVGVNGAGKTTLLQAIAGVTPPPRGRIEVLSLDPSRADARELARTIGFVFQNPEHQFITTSVADELAHALELQRLGRAEIDERVDRMLDRFGLAQLRDEHPFLLSGGQKRRLSVGTALIAGAPVLALDEPTFGQDRARATELLTVLDDLNRAGTTVLVVTHDLQLVADHADRVVVMAEGRIVAQGATGEVFTSGALEAAGLQAPPLVRALRATTDARWHRFSRLADLGAGVRS
- a CDS encoding DMT family transporter, yielding MTAPVAGAPRASRLPLWLAIAVAVVCGVLMATQSRVNGEFGKRLGDGYTAAAISFGIGLVIVVVIVAFTPSARHGARSALRDVRERRLPAWMLLGGIGGAVFVLSQGLASALVGVSLFTIAFIGGQTISGLVVDRVGIGPGGRRYLTPRRVLGAGIAFAVVVWSVVAHIDPQIPVWMLLLPFIAGSVQAVQQAVNGRVAAAAGSAVSSTLFNFCAGTAVLVLIALVHAGLSGGLPASLPTEWWLYLGGPLGVAFIFGLSTAVRTTGVLLLSLCSISGQLLGSIAIDLIAPGSGHGVDWTTPIAAVLVVVAVLVVSLPSRGRV
- a CDS encoding DEAD/DEAH box helicase — its product is MPKSHKSGGFKPAKNYDPRPAKSGVKAGSRSPGHRGYRPVEEEPRKARWNADERAARGAASSSRGERDRFSRDDRPARGDRDRFSRDDRPARDDRPVRGERDRFSRDDRPVRGERDRFSRDDRPVRGERDRFSRDDRPVRGERDRFSRDDRPARNDRFSRDERPARDGRFSRDDRPARNDRFSRDDRPARDDRPARGERDRFSRDDRPARDDRFSRDDRPRYEKPSRENGFNRSGPRTGGFERRDDRPARDDRPARDDRTSRDSRGTASRGFERDRDARGTRDSSFYPSRDARPAPAFHDDDVVLERLEAQATTASDVEGVTFADLGLGGNITRALAELGAERPFPIQAATIPDVLAAKDVLGRGRTGSGKTIAFGAPLVERLMENGGGANRKPGRKPRALILAPTRELALQIDRTVQPIARSVGLFTTQIYGGVPQHRQVGALQRGVDIVIGTPGRIEDLIAQRRLDLSEVTVTVLDEADHMCDLGFLEPVQRILRRTKDGGQKLLFSATLDKGVAALVNEFLVDPSVHEVAGEDQASSTIDHRVLIVDHRDKGAVIEQLADREGKTLIFARTRAYAETLAEQLEDAGFPATSLHGDLNQSRRTRNLQLLTSGRVNVLVATDVAARGIHVDDIDLVIQADAPDEYKTYLHRAGRTGRAGKKGTVVTLIGRSRGRRMQELLGRAEIEAEMVTVVPGDPLVSELAADTTQEN
- a CDS encoding energy-coupling factor transporter transmembrane protein EcfT, translated to MVSAAADPYSAAVDHGALRFLHRLNPLAKIAAALPGMVVLIVTRDLAVALALIGLALVLIVVGARLSGRILVLLFLVLPAVAAVLTVSFGLWADRERAEGSMVLVSVGGFDLTLGALAVGATTASRLVGIVLLSLIAGLTTTGPDLVRALVQQLRVPYRVGYTALAAYRFVPRFGHELELIRQAHRVRGMARGRGPLAAARRWIGYVVPLLAGGIRHAERVALAMDSRAFGAHPTRTERYPVPFRAQDVVFVVLFWAATAAVVAVVVASGLGSGA